In one Bordetella pertussis 18323 genomic region, the following are encoded:
- a CDS encoding response regulator encodes MRILLIEDEAELARWLSRSLARHAGFVVEWADDGLLAERRLAVEEFDAIILDLGLPGMDGHTLLTRIRARDDRTPVLVLTARDSLAERVGTLHQGADDFLPKPFVLEELEARLTALIRRSRGREHPRLTLGDLALDTASQRFTVKGQPLALSPREHAVLRALIQRSGEPLNKQQILDRIQSSDSDVNLEAIEVLVHRLRKKLADTGVQIVTMRGMGYCLENAVDNP; translated from the coding sequence ATGCGCATTCTGTTGATCGAAGACGAAGCCGAACTCGCCCGCTGGCTATCGCGCAGCCTTGCCCGCCATGCCGGGTTCGTGGTCGAATGGGCCGATGACGGCCTGCTGGCCGAACGCCGCCTGGCCGTGGAAGAGTTCGATGCCATCATCCTGGACCTCGGCCTGCCCGGCATGGACGGCCATACCCTGTTGACCCGCATCCGCGCCCGCGACGACCGTACGCCAGTCCTGGTCCTGACCGCGCGCGATTCGCTGGCCGAAAGAGTGGGTACCCTGCACCAGGGCGCCGACGACTTCCTGCCCAAGCCTTTCGTGCTGGAGGAGCTCGAAGCCCGCCTGACCGCACTGATCCGCCGCAGCCGCGGACGGGAACATCCCCGCCTGACGCTGGGCGACCTGGCACTGGATACCGCGTCACAGCGATTCACCGTCAAAGGGCAGCCGCTGGCGCTTTCGCCCCGGGAACATGCGGTGCTGCGCGCCCTGATCCAGCGCAGCGGCGAACCGTTGAACAAGCAACAGATCCTCGATCGCATCCAGTCCAGCGACAGCGATGTCAACCTGGAGGCCATCGAGGTCCTGGTCCATCGGCTGCGCAAGAAGCTGGCCGACACCGGCGTACAGATCGTCACCATGCGCGGCATGGGCTATTGCCTGGAGAACGCTGTTGACAACCCGTAG
- a CDS encoding sensor histidine kinase, with product MLKTVLLWWLIPALVFVMTGALWLSNQQLRNQVDIAYDRSLSGALRSIDHNISTASGGLSLEQPYLMLEFFELTANGNVYYRVATEDGLAEIGNPQLPLPPQPLVSGQPQFFYAEYLGQPVRVAALARPMDPPLYNDKGGRIIVQVAESLETRQDFLHRALVRSVERDLAVVMISVLVVIWSVFMALRPLERLREEVASRSADDLSPVSASEMPGEVQPLIHAVNLHMARFTALARVQRQFLDDASHQLRTPLSVLRTQTAYALRETDPQEVRTALLAMQDGLDRAVRTTNQMLALARAKDASLAEGGLPLETVDLAELADGVIRALLPAARARQLDLGLDVQAAPVRVQAVEWLLREALSNLVDNAIRYTARGSEVTVKVHAEGGHAWLVVEDNGPGMSAEDIARASVRFRRGAAGKNKSGAGLGLAIVRTIIEIHGGQLVLENRQPQPGLRAALVFSLGFKGNAALPHEIVVI from the coding sequence ATGCTGAAGACGGTGTTGCTGTGGTGGCTGATTCCCGCGCTGGTTTTCGTCATGACCGGAGCCTTGTGGCTGTCCAACCAGCAACTGCGCAACCAGGTCGACATCGCCTACGACCGCTCGCTTTCCGGAGCGCTGCGATCCATCGACCACAACATATCCACAGCCAGCGGGGGACTGTCGCTCGAACAGCCCTACCTGATGCTGGAGTTCTTCGAACTGACCGCCAACGGCAACGTGTACTACCGGGTGGCGACCGAAGACGGCCTGGCCGAGATCGGCAACCCCCAGTTGCCGCTGCCGCCGCAGCCGCTGGTCTCCGGCCAGCCGCAGTTTTTCTACGCCGAGTACCTGGGCCAGCCGGTACGGGTGGCGGCGCTGGCGCGGCCGATGGATCCGCCGCTTTACAACGATAAAGGGGGACGTATAATCGTCCAGGTCGCCGAAAGCCTGGAGACCCGGCAGGACTTCCTGCATCGGGCGCTGGTGCGCTCGGTGGAACGCGACCTCGCGGTGGTGATGATCAGCGTGTTGGTGGTCATCTGGAGCGTTTTCATGGCGCTGCGGCCGCTCGAACGGTTGCGCGAGGAAGTTGCAAGCCGTTCTGCGGACGATCTAAGCCCCGTGAGCGCGTCGGAGATGCCAGGGGAGGTCCAGCCCCTCATCCACGCCGTAAACCTCCACATGGCCCGATTTACGGCCTTGGCGAGGGTGCAGCGGCAGTTCCTCGACGACGCGTCGCATCAATTGCGCACGCCGCTGTCGGTATTGCGGACCCAGACGGCCTATGCCTTGCGTGAAACAGACCCCCAGGAGGTCCGTACAGCCCTCCTGGCGATGCAGGACGGCCTGGACAGGGCGGTACGCACCACCAACCAGATGCTCGCGCTGGCGCGCGCCAAGGACGCCTCGCTGGCCGAGGGCGGCCTGCCGCTGGAAACGGTCGACCTGGCCGAGCTGGCCGACGGCGTCATCCGGGCCTTGTTGCCGGCTGCCCGGGCCAGGCAACTGGACCTGGGGCTGGATGTGCAGGCCGCGCCGGTCCGGGTACAGGCTGTCGAGTGGCTGTTGCGCGAGGCGCTGAGCAACCTGGTCGACAACGCCATCCGGTATACGGCGCGCGGCAGCGAAGTCACGGTCAAGGTCCATGCCGAGGGTGGCCATGCCTGGCTGGTGGTGGAAGACAACGGGCCCGGCATGTCGGCCGAGGACATTGCACGCGCCAGCGTACGGTTCCGCCGGGGCGCAGCCGGCAAGAACAAGTCGGGGGCGGGCCTGGGGCTGGCCATTGTGCGGACCATCATCGAAATCCACGGCGGCCAGCTGGTGCTGGAAAACCGCCAGCCGCAGCCGGGTTTGCGCGCGGCACTGGTGTTTTCCCTAGGTTTCAAGGGAAATGCTGCGCTGCCGCACGAAATTGTGGTGATCTGA
- a CDS encoding Bug family tripartite tricarboxylate transporter substrate binding protein, whose amino-acid sequence MHTLAKFRATAAALAGLCALFIGNAAHAAGDEPRRPECIAPAQPGGGFDLTCRLATEGLKQSGALKAPMRIVYMPGGIGAVAYNNIVAQHPGEAGTIVAFSGGSLLNLAQGKFGKYSVDDVRWLAGIGADYGVAVIRNDSPYTDLKGLMEAFKQDPTKIVLGAGGTVGSQDWMKAALTAKAAGVDFKKMRFVAFEGGGEAVTALRGGYIQAYMGDAAEAFTMLEGGAPIRVLAVFNSERLPGKLNNVPTAKEQGYDIVWPIIRGFYVGPKVSDKDYQFWVDAFDKTMTSPEYAKLREQQGLFPFSKTGKDLDDYVKQQVKNYAELADSFGLIKK is encoded by the coding sequence ATGCATACCCTGGCGAAATTCCGCGCGACTGCTGCCGCCCTGGCTGGCCTGTGCGCCCTGTTCATTGGCAACGCCGCCCATGCGGCCGGCGACGAGCCGCGTCGGCCCGAGTGCATTGCCCCGGCCCAGCCCGGCGGCGGCTTCGACCTGACCTGCCGGCTGGCTACCGAAGGCCTGAAGCAATCGGGCGCGCTCAAGGCGCCCATGCGCATCGTCTACATGCCTGGCGGCATTGGCGCCGTGGCCTACAACAACATCGTGGCCCAGCACCCGGGCGAGGCCGGCACCATCGTTGCCTTTTCCGGTGGTTCGCTGCTCAATCTGGCGCAAGGCAAGTTCGGCAAGTATTCGGTCGACGACGTGCGTTGGCTGGCCGGTATCGGCGCCGATTATGGCGTGGCCGTGATCCGCAACGATTCGCCCTATACCGACCTCAAGGGCCTGATGGAGGCCTTCAAGCAGGATCCCACCAAGATCGTGCTGGGCGCCGGCGGCACCGTGGGCAGCCAGGATTGGATGAAAGCGGCGCTGACGGCCAAGGCGGCCGGCGTTGATTTCAAGAAAATGCGTTTCGTCGCGTTCGAAGGTGGCGGTGAGGCGGTGACCGCGCTGCGCGGTGGCTACATCCAGGCCTACATGGGCGACGCCGCCGAGGCTTTCACCATGCTCGAAGGCGGCGCGCCGATCCGTGTGCTGGCGGTCTTCAACAGCGAGCGCCTGCCGGGCAAGCTGAACAACGTGCCGACGGCCAAGGAGCAGGGCTACGACATCGTATGGCCGATCATCCGCGGTTTCTACGTCGGTCCCAAGGTCTCCGACAAGGACTACCAGTTCTGGGTCGACGCGTTCGACAAGACGATGACTTCGCCCGAATACGCCAAGCTGCGTGAACAGCAGGGGCTGTTCCCGTTCAGCAAGACCGGCAAGGACCTGGACGACTACGTCAAGCAGCAGGTCAAGAACTACGCCGAGCTGGCCGACAGCTTCGGCCTCATCAAGAAGTAA
- a CDS encoding tripartite tricarboxylate transporter TctB family protein, which produces MNDRMLGVFALILAAFMTWAGWDIEAPFAYEPVGPRAFPMLVALIIGLCGLRLVYKGSHQVETNSAGANARIALMIAYAAAYAFLFQWLGFVIATALMTVAVGRLFGGNWIKCAIGGLIMGVLFFLLFDKVLDVVLPAGLLEGLL; this is translated from the coding sequence ATGAATGATCGAATGTTGGGCGTATTCGCCCTGATCCTGGCCGCCTTCATGACATGGGCGGGCTGGGACATCGAAGCGCCGTTTGCCTACGAACCTGTAGGGCCGCGCGCATTTCCGATGCTTGTCGCACTCATCATCGGCCTGTGCGGCCTGCGCCTGGTCTACAAGGGCAGCCACCAGGTCGAGACCAACTCCGCCGGCGCCAACGCGCGCATCGCCCTGATGATCGCGTATGCGGCCGCCTATGCGTTCCTGTTCCAGTGGCTGGGGTTTGTCATCGCCACGGCGCTGATGACCGTCGCGGTCGGCCGCCTGTTCGGCGGCAACTGGATCAAGTGCGCCATCGGCGGCCTGATCATGGGCGTGCTGTTCTTCCTGTTGTTCGACAAAGTCCTGGACGTGGTGTTGCCGGCCGGGTTGCTGG